Proteins from one Mastacembelus armatus chromosome 16, fMasArm1.2, whole genome shotgun sequence genomic window:
- the LOC113136624 gene encoding glutathione S-transferase kappa 1-like: protein MTSKKVVELFYDVVSPYSWLGFEVMCRYRNLWNIDLKLRPALLGGVMQGSDNKPPAMVQNKFLYMDKDLRRLAGYFDVPLQPPSDPFLYPFGDSDKSPGTLPVFSDRVGPTELKDQTSPQEET, encoded by the exons ATGACCTCCAAGAAGGTGGTCGAGTTGTTCTACGATGTGGTTTCTCCATACTCTTGGCTTGGCTTTGAG GTCATGTGTCGCTACAGAAACTTGTGGAACATAGATCTCAAACTGCGCCCTGCGCTTTTGGGCGGCGTCATGCAAGGATCAG ATAACAAGCCGCCTGCTATGGTTCAGAATAAGTTTCTGTACATGGACAAGGATCTGCGCCGCTTGGCAGGTTATTTTGATGTCCCTTTGCAGCCTCCGTCTGACCCTTTTCTTTACCCATTTGGGGACAG tgacaaatCTCCAGGAACTCTTCCCGTGTTCTCTGACAGAGTGGGACCAACTGAACTCAAAGATCAAACAAGTCCTCAAGAGGAGACGTAA
- the LOC113136614 gene encoding glutathione S-transferase kappa 1-like, with the protein MTSKKVVELFYDVASPYSWLGFEVICRYKNVWNIDLKFRPAFLGGVMKGSGNKSPAMVQKKVLYMDKDLSRLRDYFNVPMQHPADPIGVIFKKGSLSAMRFLTAVQEREGGNTMAEQVSRELFLRIWNEDKDITEPGSLSEAAVKAGLSESEIKELLELYTSLKMKDKLRSTTQDALDYGAFGFPLLVCHVNSKAEVFFGSDRFELMAHCIGEKWLGPQPEK; encoded by the exons GTCATCTGCCGCTACAAAAACGTGTGGAACATAGATCTCAAATTTCGCCCTGCGTTTTTGGGTGGCGTCATGAAAGGATCAG GCAACAAATCGCCTGCTATGGTTCAGAAGAAGGTTCTGTATATGGACAAGGATCTGAGCCGCTTGAGAGATTATTTTAATGTCCCTATGCAGCATCCTGCTGACCCTATTGGGGTCATCTTCAAAAAAG GCTCCTTGTCTGCAATGAGATTTCTAACAGCAGTgcaagagagggagggtggaaACACGATGGCAGAGCAAGTGTCCCGGGAACTGTTTTTAAGAATTTGgaatgaagacaaagacatcACTGAACCTGGATCCCTGTCTGAG GCAGCAGTGAAAGCAGGACTGTCTGAAAGTGAGATTAAAGAACTGTTGGAGCTGTACACCTCACTTAAGATGAAAGACAAGCTGAGAAGCACAACACAGGACGCACTTGACTATGGG GCGTTTGGCTTCCCTCTGCTGGTTTGCCATGTAAATAGCAAAGCAGAGGTGTTTTTTGGATCTGACAGATTTGAGCTCATGGCCCACTGCATTG gAGAGAAGTGGCTCGGACCTCAGCCTGAGAAATGA